A region of Lycium barbarum isolate Lr01 chromosome 3, ASM1917538v2, whole genome shotgun sequence DNA encodes the following proteins:
- the LOC132632507 gene encoding probable aspartyl aminopeptidase, translating into MESSAVVAADLIDFLNASPTAFHAVDEAKKRLKSAGYVQIFEREDWDLKPGNKYFFTRNHSTIVAFALGKKYVAGNGFHIVGAHTDSPCVKLKPVSKVIKSGFLEVGVQTYGGGLWHTWFDRDLTIAGRMIVRDKKDGCESYLQKLVRIEEPIMRIPTLAIHLDRGVNDGFKVNTQSHLLPVLATSIKAELNKPASTDDSIEHGAANDGSKSSKSINPGGEQHHSLLLQLLAAQAGCEPGDICDFELQACDTQPSVIAGAMKEFVFSGRLDNLCMSFCSLKALIDATSPESSLEDEVGVRMVALFDHEEVGSNSAQGAGSPVMFDALSRITSTFSPDSKLIQKAIQRSFLVSADMAHALHPNYSDKHEENHQPKFHGGLVIKHNANQRYATNAVTSFIFREIAAKHNIPLQDFVVRNDMPCGSTIGPILASGVGIRTVDVGAPQWSMHSIREMCAVDDVKHSYEHFKAFFEDFSQLDGKIVVDI; encoded by the exons ATGGAGAGTTCAGCAGTAGTAGCAGCCGATCTGATTGATTTCTTGAACGCTTCTCCTACTGCTTTTCATGCAGTCG ATGAAGCAAAGAAGAGACTTAAAAGTGCAGGATATGTACAAATATTTGAAAGAGAAGACTGGGATTTGAAACCTGGCAACAAGTATTTCTTCACTAGGAACCACTCTACTATTGTTGCTTTTGCTCTCGGTAAAAA ATACGTTGCTGGAAATGGATTTCACATAGTTGGTGCTCATACAGATAGTCCTTGTGTGAAGCTGAAGCCAGTTTCAAAG GTAATTAAAAGTGGATTTCTGGAAGTGGGTGTACAAACATATGGTGGTGGTCTGTGGCATACATGGTTTGATCGCGATTTAACAATTGCTGGAAGGATGATTGTAAGAGATAAGAAAGATGGTTGTGAATCTTACTTGCAAAAGCTTGTGAGAATTGAGGAGCCCATAATGCGAATTCCAACTTTAGCAATTCACTTAGACAG AGGTGTGAATGATGGATTTAAGGTGAACACACAGAGCCATCTTCTACCAGTATTGGCTACATCAATTAAG GCTGAACTTAATAAACCAGCTTCCACTGATGATTCTATTGAACACGGAGCTGCAAATGATGGAAGTAAGTCCAGTAAAAGTATAAATCCTGGTGGTGAGCAACATCATTCCCTTCTTCTGCAG cTTCTTGCTGCTCAGGCTGGATGTGAACCAGGTGACATATGTGACTTTGAGTTGCAAGCATGCGACACTCAGCCAAGTGTTATTGCTGGTGCCATGAAGGAATTTGTTTTTTCTGGAAGACTGGACAATTTATGCATGTCATTCTGCTCTCTAAAG GCACTGATCGATGCTACTTCTCCTGAAAGTAGTCTTGAGGACGAGGTTGGTGTAAGAATGGTGGCTCTGTTTGATCATGAAGAGGTTGGGTCTAATTCTGCACAAGGAGCTGGATCGCCCGTCATGTTTGATGCTCTCTCACGCATTACAAGTACATTCAGTCCAGATTCAAAG TTAATACAGAAAGCGATCCAGAGGAGCTTCCTGGTCTCTGCTGATATGGCACATGCCTTGCATCCTAATTATTCG GACAAGCACGAAGAGAATCATCAACCCAAATTTCATGGTGGGCTTGTTATAAAACACAACGCTAATCAACGATATGCCACAAATGCAGTCACCTCCTTCATATTCAGAGAAATAGCTGCTAAGCACAACATCCCTCTTCAG GATTTTGTGGTTCGCAATGATATGCCATGTGGCTCGACTATTGGACCTATATTGGCAAGCGGGGTGGGTATTCGAACTGTTGATGTAGGAGCACCGCAGTGGTCAATGCATAGCATAAGAGAAATGTGTGCGGTGGATGATGTGAAGCATTCATACGAGCACTTTAAGGCCTTCTTCGAAGATTTCTCACAACTTGATGGAAAGATTGTTGTTGACATCTAG
- the LOC132632506 gene encoding 4-coumarate--CoA ligase-like 9 — MDPKNGYCPQTKTYQSLRPSVPLPPLNEPLSIIQYTLSLLNSPTTGINASTTTFLIDATTNHRLSYTDFLNQTQNLASFLQSRYPSLSKNDVAFILSPTSANVPIVYFALLSLGVIVSPANPLSSTSELTHMTQLCKPLIAFATSSTVSKLTSSFPLGVILLDSPEFKSMIQSPVSKPVSYPIIRQTDSAAVLYSSGTTGKVKGVELTHRNLIALMASLYHNRFNNVPEGETPEQEVSFMTLPLFHVFGFFMIIRVVGLGETVVMMERFDFGKMLAAVEKHRVTYMPVSPPLVVAMAKSDLALKYDLSSLKLLACGGAPLGKEVAERFKSRFPNVEIVQGYGLTETTGGATGMNGAEESDHYGSAGRLAVNTEAKIVDPDSGETLPPGQRGELWIRGPTIMKGYVGDKQATSATLDPEGWLKTGDLCYFDADGFLYVVDRLKELIKYKAYQVPPAELEHLLQSIPDVADAAVIPYPDEEAGQIPMAYVVRRPGSTISESQIMDIIAKQVAPYKKIRRVTFINAIPKSPAGKILRRELVNHATSGASARL, encoded by the exons ATGGATCCGAAAAATGGCTATTGCCCACAAACCAAAACTTACCAAAGCTTAAGACCATCTGTGCCATTGCCGCCATTAAACGAGCCCCTTTCTATAATCCAATACACCCTTTCTCTCCTCAACTCTCCCACCACCGGAATCAATGCCAGCACCACCACTTTCCTTATCGACGCCACCACCAACCACCGCCTCTCTTACACCGACTTCCTTAACCAAACCCAAAATCTCGCTTCTTTCCTCCAATCCCGTTACCCTTCCCTTTCTAAAAACGACGTCGCTTTTATTCTCTCCCCTACTTCAGCCAACGTTCCCATTGTATACTTCGCATTACTCTCCCTTGGCGTAATTGTTTCACCTGCAAATCCACTTTCTTCTACTTCTGAGTTAACTCATATGACTCAGCTATGTAAACCACTCATTGCTTTCGCTACTTCATCCACTGTTAGTAAACTAACGTCGTCGTTTCCTCTAGGCGTTATTCTACTCGATTCACCTGAATTCAAGTCTATGATTCAGTCTCCTGTTTCTAAGCCTGTCTCTTATCCAATCATTCGTCAAACCGATTCGGCAGCTGTTCTCTACTCGTCTGGAACTACTGGGAAAGTAAAAGGTGTTGAGTTAACTCACCGGAATTTAATCGCGTTAATGGCCAGTTTGTATCATAACAGATTCAATAATGTCCCTGAAGGTGAAACGCCGGAGCAAGAG GTATCCTTCATGACGTTGCCGTTGTTTCACGTGTTCGGATTTTTTATGATAATTAGGGTGGTTGGGTTGGGAGAGACGGTGGTGATGATGGAGAGATTTGATTTCGGGAAAATGTTAGCTGCGGTTGAGAAGCATAGAGTTACGTATATGCCGGTGTCGCCGCCGTTAGTGGTGGCAATGGCGAAGTCAGATTTGGCATTGAAGTATGATCTTAGTTCACTGAAATTGTTGGCGTGCGGTGGAGCGCCGCTAGGGAAGGAGGTGGCTGAGAGGTTCAAGAGCAGGTTTCCTAACGTGGAGATTGTACAG GGATATGGTCTGACTGAGACTACTGGAGGAGCAACAGGGATGAATGGCGCTGAGGAATCAGACCACTATGGATCTGCTGGTCGCCTTGCTGTGAATACTGAAGCTAAGATTGTTGATCCTGATAGTGGAGAGACCTTGCCTCCTGGACAGCGTGGAGAGCTTTGGATACGTGGGCCAACAATCATGAAAG GCTATGTTGGAGATAAACAAGCAACCTCAGCAACACTCGACCCAGAAGGTTGGCTGAAAACTGGAGATCTCTGCTATTTTGACGCGGATGGGTTTCTATACGTTGTCGATAGGTTAAAAGAACTGATAAAGTACAAGGCATATCAG GTCCCCCCTGCTGAACTTGAACATTTACTTCAGTCAATTCCTGATGTTGCCGATGCAGCAGTTATTCC ATATCCTGATGAAGAAGCAGGGCAGATTCCTATGGCTTATGTAGTCAGAAGACCTGGGAGCACTATAAGTGAGTCGCAAATTATGGACATCATTGCAAAACAG GTCGCACCATACAAAAAGATACGGCGTGTTACATTCATCAACGCGATACCAAAATCTCCAGCTGGAAAGATCTTGAGAAGAGAACTCGTTAATCATGCGACTAGTGGTGCTTCTGCAAGATTATGA